The genomic stretch TAtgtgttgcgttatgcgttatTAATCAATTTGTGAACTTGCATGAGAACCAACTTATGACGTAGAAGATAACCAATAAACTCACCCCACAAGCGCCCTGTCCCACGCGGGTGAAAGTGCAAATCTCTGTCGGATTGACCGGGAACCCACGGCTACGACACTCGTCGTTCGTGATGGTGGTAAGTTCTGCTCGTTGCAAATCCTGCGGTGTTTTTCCGATCCGCACAGGAATCGTGTAACCCCAGCCAGTCAGGAGGCAGGGAACGCCCCCATCTACGTGTTTGTTAGAGTACTTGATCGGTTGAACCTTATCGCTGTACACAAAGGGATCCGCCACTCGAATAATTCCAATATCGCATTTGTCTAGCTCTTTATATTCTGGATGAATTTTGAACGAATGAATCATGTGACGAGTTCCTTTGCTGCCATCGTTCCGCAGATCATTCGTTCCGGATATGATCGACAACCGTGAAGGGTCAATAGTGTCCAAGCAGTGTGCTGCCGATATAACGTACGTCGGGGAGATGATCGAGCCACCGCAGTTGTGCGTCCAGGTTTTCGGGCCAAGCCCGTAAAACGAGTTTATCATAATCTGTAGGGAAATTTGGTACGGAATCGCTTCATTCGCTTTCTCGCCACCAACTATTTTACTGTTTTCACCGCCTGGAAATAATGATTGccaaatgactttttcaaatgCAAACAGTTCACAGACGAACCAACAACAGTCACCAGACCGTAAACGGCCAGGGTGATAACCAGCGGAAAACTTTTCGCCACCTTCATTATTGCCGTTGATTTTCCCAGCTTCTGACGTTGTATAATTACTGTCCTGCGAGACCATAAACTGCTGATGCCGCCGAGAATCCACCGTCACTGAGCTGGCCGTCACCGGATCGACAATGACCGACTAGGAAGCACCTTTAATGGCATTTATATTGTTTTACAATCGGCCAAACCAAGTCGGTTATCACTGCTGACTGTCGGTGGTTTGCGATTTATGGCGCCGGGACGGCGGAGGGCTGTTTCCAGTaactgcgttttttttttcacctaactcggcagttttatttttatttacaaccACTAGTCGAAATCAAACGCCTACGATGACAGTGACAGTGAGCCGGCGGAGTATCCAGCTGACTGCTATCGACTAGGGACCGGCAAGGTTAAGGGTATGAATGTACCATGCGGGTGTTTCCTATGGCTTGGTCGATCACGCGGAAGCAACCATCCACGGTGGCAACCGTCGATAAGCGGTGGGGTTTTTGGTGTTGGTGATACGCGTATTGAATAATTGATTCGAGTGCGCCAATTGGCGGTTTATGGGCTGCTAAAACAGCTGATGAACTTCACCTAGAAGAATAACCTCGTCTTTGCcaaaaaaatgcaattaaaaCTGTGCTGAGATGGACCACTTCTCGtcttaggaaaaaaaaaattattgaaaaaataaatagtttGTGCCCCAGACACGACCACATGTTTGCTATAGAACTATGTTGATTTTGCATTTTGCACCTTGAATTTTGAAGAATTAAATGTATTCTTCTTTCTAGTTTTTGTATACTCAAAAGAATGAAATTGTTGTGCAGAAGAACATTAATCAGCACTCCACGGGCATCAAGCGACCATTATGCAAAAAAAAGAACTAATTTTTTGTCAAATCTGGCTAAGATGTAGTTTATCTTGGAAAATTAACTccgagtgatttaaaaaaaaatttataataatgtgaaaataACGGTACTATATTATCTCAGAAATAACTCGACCGATTTGGTAACAATTACTGTCAAATTATTCGGCTGTCTCTAGGGCTTTGAGCAATGAACTCTATTATATCTGAACATGTGGCTTAAAAGTTGCAAAAAATGTGATTCGAAGACTGTtcaaatgtttattttatttcgaaaataGTTTAAAAAGTGATAGTGTACTATCTAATATCATTTAATAAGTATACGAGGAGTTATACAGTCCTTTTTCACAAAGTTTTGaaactattttttgtttgtagcctgtcgtgttttatccgcttgattATATATGTCGATTTGTATGCCTAGTCTACTTCATGGTTAATGCTTCTGCGACAAACATCATTTTCCATTCTCCATGTTTGCAGCTGCTAACTGCCTCTtaatctcacggctaacctcattGCCGCACGTCACCAATATTCACAGGTAAATAAATTTGTCAACTACACTAAAgtctctttttacgcgggggatacgtgccctttgaagaaaccgcgtaaattccggaatccgcgtaaaaaaccgcgtaaaatccGGAACCCCATAAAaaagccgcgtgaaaaaactcgcgggaaatcagaaaacagagtcatccggtggaagcccgtagatgaccgtactCCGCAACCGATGACCGATGAccgcaactcgtggttcatccatcttccatctgcactccaccacagatggtacgcaacacctttcgttcgaaaaccctaAGGGCgcattggtcctccacgagcatagtccaggtttcgtggccgtagaggactaccggtctgatcagtgttttgtagatggttaacttcgtgcggcggcggatttcattcgagcggagcgtcctccggagtccaaagtaggcacgatttcctgccataaggcgtcgacgaatttctctgctggtgtcgttgtcagcagtcaccagtgagcccaggtacacgaactcgtctaccacctcgattttatcaccgctaatatgaattcgtggcgggagctTAACACTGTCTGCtttggaacctcttcctctcatgtacttgatCTTCgaagcgtttatggccagtccaattcgtccggcttcagccttcagtctgatgtacgtctccgtcatcttttcaagggttcgtgctacaatatcaatgtcatcggcgaagccaaagagctgaacagatcTTCGAAAAAttgtgccactcgtgtcgataccagccctacgtatcacaccttccaaagcgatgttgaatagcaattacgataatccatcaccttgccgtaaccctcttcgagattcgaagggactcgagagtgtccccgaaactcgaactacgcacattacccgatccatcgtcgacttgaccaaccgtgtcagtttatccggaaagccgtaatcgtgcataatctgccatagctgatctcgaacgattgtgtcgtatgccgatttaaaatcgatgaacaagtgacgtgtgggcacgttatactcacggcacttctgtaggacctgccgtaccgcgaatatttggtccatggtggcgcgggcacccataaatcccgcttggtattgccccacgaattcccttgcaaacggtgatagtcgacggcacagaatttgagagtggaccttgtaggcggcgttcagcaacgtgattgcacggtagttgcagcaatccaacttgtcgccttttttgtagatggggtacactgtaccctccatccactcctccggtactacctcctcctcctaaatcttggcaataacccagtgtagcgccttagccagtgattcaccaccgtgttttaacagctcggtggggagttggtcagctccagcggctttattgtttttcagctggccgatctcctctctaacctcctggaggtcaggggctgggattctgtcgtcatctgcgcgtacaccgagatctactaccactccgtcgtcgtcctctgctacatcgccattaaggtgctcatcgtagtactgcttccacctgtcaatcacctcacacttgttcgtgagaaggttgccgtccaggtccctgcacatgccggcttgtggcacatagcctttgcgggaacagttcagcttctcgtagaactttcgtgtgtcattcgcacggtacagctcctccatcgcctcgcgatctcgatcttcctcctggcgcttcttctaCCGTAAaaccgagttttgcctgttccgtgcgcgtcggtagcgctccacgttcgccctcgtttggtgttgcagcattctcgctc from Wyeomyia smithii strain HCP4-BCI-WySm-NY-G18 chromosome 3, ASM2978416v1, whole genome shotgun sequence encodes the following:
- the LOC129729896 gene encoding chymotrypsin-2-like, with the protein product MKVAKSFPLVITLAVYGLVTVVGGENSKIVGGEKANEAIPYQISLQIMINSFYGLGPKTWTHNCGGSIISPTYVISAAHCLDTIDPSRLSIISGTNDLRNDGSKGTRHMIHSFKIHPEYKELDKCDIGIIRVADPFVYSDKVQPIKYSNKHVDGGVPCLLTGWGYTIPVRIGKTPQDLQRAELTTITNDECRSRGFPVNPTEICTFTRVGQGACGGDSGGPLVCNNEVAGVVSYGTRFCGIGSPDVFTRVSEFKQWIDENQL